In a single window of the Drosophila albomicans strain 15112-1751.03 chromosome 3, ASM965048v2, whole genome shotgun sequence genome:
- the LOC117572114 gene encoding protein tipE, whose protein sequence is MGDEADKRTTKEKLLFYTTAFFILLGTFSMFAFLFLVPFVIEPAFTTIFMQFEEVPALCETYDTEIYFGAKNCSWSSCREGCTKDIYTCTQIRVNYRLNLYNYTDEFNFTEYHINLKESERVIPPVKRTDRYERALRDYEYDNLGAGDANSIMDMDVDTVGPSGGLLSGGSRFEQLNFGDADGSNGYLIEDSEDTVGLSAAGTLLNGERRPFDEISELNEGLMGNNSAYFYVGARLFPNVKGCGYPPMLNCTIWLKRYTKVGMKFPCYYSKVDPSLVISDLDYWQNTLNLVYSMAIPIPSFIISVIYLTYAYFKIYNEDEETAPLDKNAEDMDIDDIDAVDDSDGAVLADNAAGSQIVNMDSTTNDSCLEGVLPNGGPGMTTCISQGGSITTPGHYIAQSPAGSQMMTPNSEINSFGHQLKVQMADELSRDSLENGVLSTSNSVQGNLSKTMTTSISTPPGPTAAV, encoded by the exons ATGGGAGATGAGGCGGACAAACGCACCACAAAGGAGAAACTGCTCTTCTATACGACGGCGTTCTTCATACTCCTCGGCACGTTCAGCATGTTTGCATTCCTGTTCCTCGTGCCGTTCGTCATCGAGCCAGCGTTTACCACCATCTTCATGCAGTTCGAGGAGGTGCCAGCGCTGTGCGAGACCTACGACACCGAAATCTATTTCGGTGCCAAGAACTGTTCGTGGTCATCGTGTCGCGAGGGTTGCACAAAGGATATATACACGTGCACTCAGATCCGTGTCAACTATCGACTGAATCTCTATAATTATACGGATGAGTTTAACTTCACGGAGTATCACATCAATCTGAAGGAATCGGAACGTGTCATACCGCCCGTCAAGCGAACAGATCGCTATGAGCGCGCTCTACGGGATTACGAGTACGATAATCTGGGTGCCGGAGATGCCAACTCCATCATGGACATGGATGTCGATACCGTGGGTCCCAGTGGTGGATTACTGAGTGGTGGCAGTCGATTTGAGCAGCTGAACTTTGGTGATGCCGATGGTTCAAATGGCTATTTAATCGAGGATTCGGAGGACACAGTGGGTCTCAGTGCTGCGGGCACACTGCTCAATGGCGAGCGTCGACCATTCGACGAGATCTCCGAACTGAACGAGGGTCTGATGGGCAATAACTCGGCGTACTTTTATGTCGGTGCCCGACTCTTTCCCAATGTCAAGGGTTGTGGTTATCCGCCCATGCTGAACTGCACCATTTGGCTGAAGCGCTACACGAAGGTGGGCATGAAGTTTCCCTGCTATTACTCCAAGGTGGATCCCAGTCTGGTCATCAGCGACTTGGACTATTGGCAGAACACACTGAATCTGGTCTATTCGATGGCCATTCCCATACCGTCGTTCATCATCTCGGTGATTTACCTGACGTACGCGTACTTTAAGATCTACAACGAGGACGAGGAGACGGCGCCGCTCGATAAGAATGCCGAGGATATGGACATTGATGACATCGATGCTGTCGATGATAGCGATGGCGCcgttttggctgacaatgcTGCCGGCAGCCAGATCGTCAACATGGACTCAACGACCAACGACAGCTGCCTGGAGGGCGTGCTGCCCAACGGTGGTCCTGGCATGACCACATGCATATCGCAAGGCGGCTCCATCACCACGCCTGGCCACTACATTGCTCAGTCGCCGGCGGGTTCACAGATGATGACGCCCAACTCGGAGATCAACTCGTTTGGCCATCAGCTCAAAGTGCAAATGGCCGATGAGTTGTCCAGGGATTCCTTGGAGAATGGCGTGCTATCCACGTCGAACTCTGTGCAAGG AAACTTGAGcaagacgatgacgacgagTATCTCAACTCCACCTGGGCCGACAGCGGCAGTCTGA
- the LOC117572117 gene encoding V-type proton ATPase subunit e 2 → MGAAILPILFFTSLWAAVGIAGPIFTPRGPNQKLIKCLLVLTATCCWLFWLCCYLAQMNPFIGPKLTRSAIYIISKSWNNPLKEG, encoded by the coding sequence ATGGGAGCCGCCATTCTGCCAATATTGTTCTTTACCTCGCTGTGGGCGGCTGTGGGAATTGCCGGACCAATTTTTACACCAAGGGGGCCGAACCAGAAGTTGATCAAGTGTCTCTTGGTGCTGACGGCGACGTGTTGTTGGCTGTTCTGGTTGTGCTGCTATTTGGCACAAATGAATCCGTTTATTGGACCAAAACTCACCAGATCGGCTATCTACATAATATCTAAGTCTTGGAATAATCCCCTGAAGGAAGGCTAA
- the LOC117572115 gene encoding uncharacterized protein LOC117572115, which produces MGKKKVPSEELIVPPQDNRICGTICICQMTLVLSSVALVYLTVAIYMPSTRAFKSGIDPTPVMCTTTRAVNKDNCEWGSCGEWCLSKTSGACIQIYVNLRSNGTNLTFQNCTNSANKTCYGIDQDRADKARCINDECKNLTGTFNCTAGQCLNITDAFECVFHNSDAPVKCSGRRGKINCMDISGLFSCSRGTCRKIRTPYNCDRRCVDIPTRNKNVVVLSGDKVYLSQCQNAINAETLEEVWNESSDNVAMTSCYFIKNTSDRVDAVDCINGSTLEHNMLSDLTNFTYLSHLHVSVATPVPEIAPPDVDLTISNESKLMINLEGCVNTLMDECKEFLKDFGRDGSDHNARARFPCFYSPSKKDVVVARFDLEVTYRQFVFASVVPSVLFVVSCSVLLLCQRTVYVGDDAKMRFKGCVDTETILNKNNVGAPTNGDMGGGGGDEVMAL; this is translated from the coding sequence ATGGGGAAGAAGAAGGTGCCTAGCGAGGAGCTAATTGTACCGCCGCAGGACAATCGCATCTGCGGCACCATCTGCATCTGTCAGATGACGCTCGTGCTCAGCTCGGTGGCTCTCGTGTATCTCACCGTTGCCATCTACATGCCTTCCACCAGGGCTTTCAAGAGCGGCATTGATCCCACGCCCGTGATGTGCACGACGACGCGTGCCGTCAACAAGGACAACTGCGAGTGGGGCAGCTGTGGGGAATGGTGTCTGAGCAAAACTTCCGGTGCCTGCATTCAGATCTATGTGAATCTGCGCAGCAATGGCACAAATCTCACCTTCCAGAATTGCACGAACTCGGCGAATAAAACGTGCTACGGCATCGATCAGGATCGGGCGGACAAGGCGCGTTGCATCAACGATGAGTGCAAGAATCTCACCGGCACATTCAACTGCACGGCCGGACAGTGTTTGAACATTACGGACGCCTTTGAATGCGTCTTCCACAACAGCGATGCGCCGGTGAAGTGTTCGGGACGTCGCGGCAAAATCAATTGCATGGACATTAGCGGTTTGTTCTCGTGCAGTCGTGGAACTTGTCGCAAGATCCGCACACCCTACAACTGCGACAGACGTTGCGTCGATATTCCGACCCGGAACAAGAATGTTGTGGTCCTCAGCGGTGATAAGGTCTATCTGTCGCAGTGCCAGAATGCAATTAATGCCGAGACCCTGGAGGAAGTGTGGAACGAGTCCAGTGACAATGTAGCTATGACGTCGTGCTATTTCATCAAGAATACCTCGGATCGCGTGGACGCTGTCGATTGCATCAATGGCTCCACGCTCGAACACAATATGCTCAGCGATCTCACCAACTTTACATATCTCAGTCATCTTCATGTATCCGTGGCAACGCCAGTCCCTGAGATTGCCCCTCCGGATGTGGATTTAACCATTTCGAATGAGTCGAAGTTGATGATCAATTTGGAGGGTTGTGTCAATACGCTGATGGATGAGTGCAAGGAGTTCCTGAAGGATTTCGGACGCGATGGCAGCGATCACAATGCCCGTGCTCGTTTTCCCTGCTTCTATTCGCCGTCCAAGAAGGATGTGGTCGTGGCTCGCTTCGATCTGGAGGTCACCTATCGTCAGTTTGTGTTTGCGTCGGTGGTGCCGTCGGTGCTGTTCGTGGTCTCCTGCTCCGTGCTGTTGCTCTGCCAGCGCACCGTCTATGTGGGCGATGATGCCAAGATGCGTTTCAAGGGTTGCGTCGACACGGAGACCATACTGAATAAGAACAACGTCGGCGCGCCCACCAACGGCGACAtgggcggcggcggtggcgatGAAGTCATGGCCCTATGA
- the LOC117572116 gene encoding protein tipE isoform X2 has protein sequence MKKSSTLTTTTSMPTSPTLSAQTLSASKMSLSSSRSGAASATGSMRSSCHSSHGPVRPGSGCVDAIKAKREEIEIDTILEKAKFYTSVCLGTTAILSVFTFLFLIPFVVDPAISTIIADYDPVPVTCVVIDHIYAEGIKNCSWSSCREGCTSSLTKCHQLFVNYTRIPFSEWERNPRDLERVNWDVSYTKFLINSEGCGYPPTTNCSVFARQYGFSHIGEPFPCYYSRAYPEVVIGRYSWENNLYHLVLSLIIPNVLFAISIGVLSYWYCPCCEKACNKSSRVYAEKFPTKEDKLLCHSDEDDEMEY, from the exons ATGAAGAAGAGCTCTACGttaacgacgacgacgtcgatgCCGACAAGTCCAACGCTTTCGGCACAGACGCTCTCCGCCAGCAAGATGAgcttgagcagcagcagatcgGGAGCAGCCTCAGCCACAGGATCGATGCGCTCTTCCTGCCACTCGTCGCATGGTCCTGTCCGACCGGGCAGCGGATGCGTCGATGCCATCAAGGCGAAGCGTGAAGAGATCGAGATCGATACCATACTCGAGAAGGCAAAGTTCTACACCTCCGTGTGCCTTG GTACGACTGCCATACTGTCAGTGTTCACATTCCTTTTCCTGATACCTTTTGTCGTGGATCCCGCCATCTCAACGATCATTGCCGACTATGATCCGGTGCCGGTGACTTGCGTCGTCATAGATCACATCTATGCCGAAGGCATCAAGAACTGCAGCTGGAGCTCTTGTCGCGAGGGCTGCACCTCATCACTCACAAA GTGCCATCAGTTGTTTGTCAACTACACGCGCATCCCGTTCAGCGAATGGGAGCGCAATCCAAGAGACTTGGAGCGCGTCAACTGGGATGTCAGCTACACAAAGTTTCTCATCAACTCCGAGGGCTGCGGCTATCCGCCCACGACCAATTGCAGCGTCTTTGCCAGACAATATGG CTTTTCACATATTGGCGAGCCATTCCCCTGCTACTACAGTCGCGCCTATCCGGAGGTGGTCATCGGTCGCTACTCGTGGGAGAACAATCTGTACCATCTGGTGCTATCGCTGATCATACCCAATGTGCTCTTTGCCATCTCGATTGGGGTGCTCAGCTATTGGTATTGCCCCTGCTGCGAAAAGGCGTGCAACAAATCGTCGCGCGTCTATGCTGAAAAGTTTCCAACCAAGGAAGA CAAACTTCTGTGTCACAGTGACGAAGATGATGAAATGGAATactag
- the LOC117572116 gene encoding protein tipE isoform X1 — MKKSSTLTTTTSMPTSPTLSAQTLSASKMSLSSSRSGAASATGSMRSSCHSSHGPVRPGSGCVDAIKAKREEIEIDTILEKAKFYTSVCLGTTAILSVFTFLFLIPFVVDPAISTIIADYDPVPVTCVVIDHIYAEGIKNCSWSSCREGCTSSLTKCHQLFVNYTRIPFSEWERNPRDLERVNWDVSYTKFLINSEGCGYPPTTNCSVFARQYGFSHIGEPFPCYYSRAYPEVVIGRYSWENNLYHLVLSLIIPNVLFAISIGVLSYWYCPCCEKACNKSSRVYAEKFPTKEEIVNCMKCNTEKSLSLNVF, encoded by the exons ATGAAGAAGAGCTCTACGttaacgacgacgacgtcgatgCCGACAAGTCCAACGCTTTCGGCACAGACGCTCTCCGCCAGCAAGATGAgcttgagcagcagcagatcgGGAGCAGCCTCAGCCACAGGATCGATGCGCTCTTCCTGCCACTCGTCGCATGGTCCTGTCCGACCGGGCAGCGGATGCGTCGATGCCATCAAGGCGAAGCGTGAAGAGATCGAGATCGATACCATACTCGAGAAGGCAAAGTTCTACACCTCCGTGTGCCTTG GTACGACTGCCATACTGTCAGTGTTCACATTCCTTTTCCTGATACCTTTTGTCGTGGATCCCGCCATCTCAACGATCATTGCCGACTATGATCCGGTGCCGGTGACTTGCGTCGTCATAGATCACATCTATGCCGAAGGCATCAAGAACTGCAGCTGGAGCTCTTGTCGCGAGGGCTGCACCTCATCACTCACAAA GTGCCATCAGTTGTTTGTCAACTACACGCGCATCCCGTTCAGCGAATGGGAGCGCAATCCAAGAGACTTGGAGCGCGTCAACTGGGATGTCAGCTACACAAAGTTTCTCATCAACTCCGAGGGCTGCGGCTATCCGCCCACGACCAATTGCAGCGTCTTTGCCAGACAATATGG CTTTTCACATATTGGCGAGCCATTCCCCTGCTACTACAGTCGCGCCTATCCGGAGGTGGTCATCGGTCGCTACTCGTGGGAGAACAATCTGTACCATCTGGTGCTATCGCTGATCATACCCAATGTGCTCTTTGCCATCTCGATTGGGGTGCTCAGCTATTGGTATTGCCCCTGCTGCGAAAAGGCGTGCAACAAATCGTCGCGCGTCTATGCTGAAAAGTTTCCAACCAAGGAAGA GATCGTTAACTGCATGAAATGTAATACGGAAAAGTCGTTATCCCTGaatgtattttga
- the LOC117572112 gene encoding uncharacterized protein LOC117572112, which yields MARRKDKPRLIPEQDKRICRAICLCQLTMVLSCVSIVYLSVAIYSPSLKAFKSGFELDPVMCQTVDRQMPNNCPWASCGEWCLTRTSGFCPQIHSVVRRNGTDIQLNNCTRVTNTSCAMIDLNRLNKFNCNNGTVCNNIRGVFNCSNGHCKNMSEFFLCHHKPDGPTINSAKDNTKLNGFFECHGVHCTKIRRPFSCDRYCSRITTANINTLIMHEDNVIAADCENAVAFNEARGKEHGVRIEPTEFWKEDDGNLLTNCATVTVSKTDNRITATDCLNGTLLEHDTLPAPFMNFTQFWAIYDNSTRSVDPEQKFLPNQANLTIYGWKKLFINLEGCVNTLRGECKDFVARYGSDGDNNTAQSRYQCYYNKDTNVEFVVARYDLDKVYRELLVSLIVPIVLFVVSSISLCVITKSVKVGDDAKMRCVCAGDDSDDDVFGNVSSKQQPDNIYDTDDDVVDLEQQSVAAGGIDPMPDTHEMVGSTKSLIPLSPAGDSGTSEQHFVQDEEDEKAVKCDVPEKPLVIL from the exons ATGGCTCGACGCAAGGACAAGCCGCGTTTGATACCCGAGCAGGACAAGCGCATCTGTCGCGCCATTTGCCTGTGCCAGCTGACCATGGTGCTGTCCTGCGTGTCCATTGTCTACCTCAGCGTGGCCATCTACTCGCCGTCCCTCAA AGCCTTCAAGTCCGGCTTTGAGCTGGATCCGGTGATGTGTCAAACTGTGGATCGTCAGATGCCCAACAATTGTCCTTGGGCTTCGTGTGGCGAATGGTGCTTGACGCGCACCAGCGGCTTCTGTCCCCAAATCCATTCGGTGGTGCGTCGCAATGGCACTGACATTCAGCTCAACAACTGCACCCGGGTGACCAACACCTCTTGTGCCATG ATTGACCTGAATCGCCTCAACAAGTTCAACTGCAACAATGGCACCGTCTGCAACAACATTCGCGGTGTCTTCAACTGCTCCAATG GTCACTGCAAGAACATGTCCGAGTTCTTTTTGTGCCACCACAAACCCGATGGTCCGACGATAAATTCAGCCAAGGACAATACGAAGCTGAACGGATTCTTTGAGTGCCACGGAGTGCATTGCACCAAGATCCGACGTCCCTTCAGCTGTGATCGCTACTGCTCCCGCATCACCACAGCTAACATCAACACACTCATCATGCAT GAGGACAATGTGATTGCTGCCGACTGCGAGAACGCGGTGGCTTTCAATGAGGCACGCGGCAAGGAGCATGGAGTGCGCATTGAGCCCACGGAGTTCTGGAAGGAAGACGACGGCAATCTCTTGACCAACTGCGCCACAGTCACTGTGAGCAAAACCGACAATCGCATCAC CGCCACAGATTGTCTGAATGGCACCTTGCTGGAGCATGACACTTTGCCCGCTCCGTTCATGAACTTTACACAATTCTGGGCCATCTATGACAACAGCACACGCTCCGTGGATCCCGAGCAAAAGTTTCTGCCCAACCAGGCCAATCTCACCATATACGGCTGGAAGAAGCTGTTCATCAATCTCGAGGGTTGTGTCAATACGCTGCGCGGTGAGTGCAAGGACTTTGTGGCACGCTATGGCAGCGATGGCGACAACAACACCGCCCAGTCACGCTACCAATGCTACTACAATAAG GATACTAATGTGGAATTTGTGGTCGCACGCTACGATCTGGATAAGGTGTATCGCGAGCTGCTCGTCTCGTTGATTGTGCCCATTGTGCTCTTTGTGGTTTCATCTATATCGCTGTGCGTCATCACCAAATCTGTTAAG GTGGGTGACGATGCTAAAATGCGTTGTGTGTGCGCCGGAGATGATTCCGATGACGATGTGTTTGGCAATGTCAGTtcaaagcagcagccagaTAATATCTACGATACGGACGACGATGTCGTTGACTTGGAGCAGCAATCAGTGGCAGCGGGTGGGATAGATCCAATGCCGGATACACATGAAATGGTTGGCAGCACCAAGTCGTTAATACCGCTGAGTCCGGCAGGAGATTCGGGCACAAGTGAGCAGCATTTTGTGCAGGACGAGGAGGATGAGAAGGCGGTCAAGTGTGATGTGCCAGAGAAGCCGCTGGTCATACTATAA
- the LOC117572141 gene encoding cilia- and flagella-associated protein 298 — MVILNVKRGDESLFLYETSVNTATDTVIRELISVFNGRLKIQRLCMEIEELADHGTMLPAEMIGLNDDQIEELKLKDSFADRCIPMGGFTFNKDPLCRRNGQQPNEAMRKVLTKAMADAKAMVDKKLVKTSSNLTLKIVEEAINILRGAVTIVYPMKLPPHDTIQMEFVNMEDLSGTQASKEVIEPSKAQLWFAGRQVLPGKQLSEYLGNNDKTKVVVKLNQLGEGPPGREQVMTEQFRRQMMAAEYRRQEELKLLNRTIKAELCHVK; from the exons ATggttattttgaatgtgaaaCGTGGCGATGAAAGCCTCTTTCTGTACGAAACCAGTGTGAACACAGCCACGGATACCGTTATTCGCGAGCTTATCTCCGTGTTTAATGGACGCTTGAAAATTCAACGTTTGTGCATGGAGATTGAGGAGTTGGCCGATCATGGCACCATGTTGCCTGCAGAAATGATTGGTCTCAACGATGACCAAATCGAGGAGCTCAAGCTGAAGGATTCCTTCGCCGACAGATGCATCCCCATGGGCGGCTTTACTTTCAACAAGGATCCGCTGTGCCGACGCAATGGACAGCAGCCTAACGAAGCCATGCGCAAAGTGCTGACCAAAGCTATGGCCGATGCCAAAGCCATGGTTGACAAG AAACTGGTCAAGACATCGTCCAATCTTACACTTAAAATCGTGGAAGAGGCAATCAACATTTTGCGTGGCGCTGTGACCATTGTTTATCCCATGAAGTTGCCGCCTCACGACACCATTCAAATGGAGTTCGTTAACATGGAGGATTTGAGCGGCACTCAGGCATCCAAGGAGGTCATTGAACCCTCAAAGGCGCAACTTTGGTTTGCCGGTCGTCAAGTCTTGCCCGGCAAGCAGCTAAGCGAGTATCTaggcaacaacgacaagacTAAA gtGGTTGTCAAGCTGAATCAGTTGGGCGAAGGTCCGCCGGGTCGTGAGCAGGTGATGACCGAGCAGTTCCGTCGCCAAATGATGGCAGCTGAATATCGTCGCCAGGAGGAGCTCAAG CTACTAAATCGAACGATCAAGGCAGAGTTGTGTCATGTGAAGTGA
- the LOC117572113 gene encoding ero1-like protein codes for MTTQRKVRRNLLTASGLALALLLVLLYWTDFTRGYFAALDEAETNKNCFCELEGSINDCSCDVDTVDHFNNMKVYPRLQSLLVKNFFRFYKVNLKQDCPFWPDDSRCAMRFCQVENCEEQAIPQGIKEKGEHRDKTASFKYTKEAQVDRSCSEVEDFDSALGFLDTSISDQAHKEFELWAKHDEAEEDFCIVDDHDAGAQYVDLLLNPERYTGYRGDSAHRIWKSIYLENCFGGNIDTANKFSSYMPHMDLRDVCLEQRAFYRIISGLHSSINIHLCSKYLLSESKDFLDPQGVWGPNVKEFKQRFSPETTSGEGPHWLRNLYFIYLVELRALAKAAPYLRREDYYTGIAEEDEEVKLAMHDMLSVIESFQSHFNENALFSSGIASIKFKHDYKEKFRNISRIMDCVGCDKCKLWGKLQTQGLGTALKILYSEKLNLATESGIWDKPHIEADPIFRLSRTEIVALFNAFGRLSNSIYEMENFRRVLR; via the exons aTGACGACACAACGAAAAGTGCGGCGCAATCTTTTAACTGCCAGCGGATTGGCGTTGGCTTTGCTGCTCGTCTTGTTATATTGGACCGATTTCACGCGCGGCTACTTTGCGGCACTCGATGAGGCGGAGACAAACAAGAATTGCTTCTGCGAG CTGGAAGGCTCGATTAATGACTGCAGCTGTGATGTGGACACCGTGGATCACTTTAACAACATGAAAGTCTATCCGCGGCTGCAGAGCTTATTGGTGAAGAATTTCTTTCGATTTTACAAGGTGAATCTAAAGCAAGATTGTCCCTTTTGGCCAGATGACAGTCGCTGTGCCATGCGATTCTGTCAGGTGGAGAACTGTGAGGAGCAAGCCATACCTCAGGGCATCAAGGAGAAGGGCGAGCACAGGGACAAGACGGCATCGTTCAAG TACACAAAAGAGGCGCAAGTGGACAGAAGTTGCTCCGAAGTCGAGGACTTTGACAGTGCTTTGGGTTTTCTCGACACCAGCATCAGCGATCAGGCGCATAAGGAGTTCGAATTGTGGGCCAAACACGACGAAGCTGAGGAAGATTTCTGTATTGTAGATGATCACGATGCTGGAGCACAATATGTCGATCTATTGCTTAATCCTGAACGCTATACGGGATATCGGGGAGATTCGGCGCATCGCATTTGGAAGAGCATCTATTTGGAAAACTGCTTCGGTGGCAACATTGACACGGCCAACAAATTCTCCAGTTATATGCCGCACATGGATCTGCGTGACGTGTGCTTGGAACAGCGTGCTTTCTATCGCATCATTTCGGGCTTGCACTCGAGCATAAACATTCATTTGTGCTCCAAGTATTTGTTGTCCGAATCGAAGGACTTTCTGGATCCACAAGGCGTTTGGGGACCAAATGTCAAGGAGTTTAAGCAACGCTTCAGTCCTGAGACAACAAGCGGCGAGGGACCGCATTGGCTACGCAATCTATACTTCATTTATCTGGTTGAGCTGAGAGCATTGGCCAAGGCAGCGCCGTATTTGCGACGCGAGGATTACTACACGGGCATTGccgaggaggatgaggaggtTAAACTGGCCATGCACGATATGCTCTCGGTCATAGA ATCTTTTCAATCGCACTTCAATGAGAATGCGCTGTTTAGCAGCGGCATTGCGTCGATCAAATTCAAGCATGACTACAAGGAAAAGTTTAGGAATATATCCAGAATCATGGATTGTGTTGGCTGCGACAAGTGCAAACTGTGGGGAAAACTGCAGACGCAAGGTCTGGGCACAGCACTGAAAATACTGTACTCGGAAAAGCTAAATTTGGCAACGGAAAGCGGGATATGGGATAAGCCGCACATTGAGGCGGATCCCATTTTTAGACTATCGCGAACAGAAATCGTTGCTCTCTTCAACGCCTTTGGCAG ATTATCAAACAGTATTTACGAAATGGAAAACTTCCGGCGTGTGCTCAGATAG